From Gimesia panareensis, the proteins below share one genomic window:
- a CDS encoding DUF1559 domain-containing protein, which translates to MFCRHNVRKRGFTLIELLVVIAIIAILIALLLPAVQQAREAARRSTCKNNLKQMGLAIHNYHDAYLRFPIGEQGAHWRPNWRASILPFLDQAPAYNKMNFNIGTSVGGFASKNSGGSYGYGSGAGTNEVLKTLRVPVYNCPSCPHGNSANDSGNVKNNYDLGQTMDYVGIAGATPDPAGRTNVCSATGAGYGNGTYCNNGVLAPNECYRMRDIKDGTSNTIMVGEQSGQVNGQDSRSNYYGGWNGIGTTAKVNTLGSGSTWGSGTTTVMYSVNSFWNSGAGDEAYRTYGANTILGSYHTGGTHVLLVDGGVRFVSDNLNFGTLANLCSRNDGQVLGEF; encoded by the coding sequence ATGTTTTGCAGGCACAACGTACGCAAACGTGGTTTCACACTGATTGAACTGTTAGTCGTGATTGCCATCATTGCCATCCTGATTGCTCTCCTCTTGCCGGCCGTCCAGCAGGCACGTGAAGCCGCTCGTCGCAGTACGTGCAAGAACAATCTGAAACAGATGGGACTGGCAATACACAACTACCATGATGCCTACCTCCGCTTTCCCATAGGTGAGCAGGGCGCTCACTGGAGACCGAACTGGCGTGCTTCCATTCTCCCTTTCCTGGATCAGGCACCGGCTTATAACAAGATGAATTTCAACATCGGTACTTCCGTGGGCGGCTTTGCCTCAAAGAACAGTGGGGGCTCTTATGGCTACGGTTCCGGGGCAGGCACAAACGAAGTGCTGAAAACGTTACGCGTTCCCGTGTATAATTGCCCTTCCTGTCCGCATGGGAACAGCGCCAATGACAGTGGTAACGTGAAAAACAATTACGACCTGGGGCAGACCATGGATTACGTCGGGATTGCAGGGGCCACACCGGACCCGGCAGGACGGACGAATGTCTGCTCAGCAACCGGCGCCGGTTATGGAAACGGAACCTACTGTAATAACGGTGTGCTGGCTCCCAATGAATGTTATCGCATGCGAGATATCAAAGACGGCACTTCCAATACGATTATGGTCGGCGAACAGTCCGGTCAGGTGAACGGCCAGGACAGTCGTTCAAACTACTACGGTGGCTGGAATGGCATCGGAACAACTGCCAAGGTAAATACACTCGGCAGCGGTTCTACCTGGGGCTCCGGTACGACCACCGTCATGTATTCTGTCAACAGTTTCTGGAACTCCGGCGCGGGTGATGAAGCCTACCGGACCTACGGGGCCAATACGATTCTGGGCTCCTACCACACCGGGGGAACCCATGTGCTGCTCGTCGATGGCGGGGTCCGTTTTGTTTCGGATAACCTGAATTTCGGTACTCTGGCAAATCTCTGTTCCCGGAACGATGGCCAGGTGCTGGGTGAATTCTAA
- a CDS encoding alkaline phosphatase D family protein yields MRFCCLLSLLLLFGCAKSEPTTPAPVAEQGEAAPIPDEKHADEAHAGEPLAGMGIMVGELTPSSALVQIRLTETDKLVDRDVKGAPGFVKFTLQPVSGKEGGEIKDNPQVIEAVADHDFITRASFTGLAPGTKYECKTEIGKTAEHLHAGPVARFETLLGPTLAEPVNFVVVTGMNYAKFHGDNRIDKKQHLIENNTNLPQPYSGPDKDLGYPALETILKLKPLFFIGTGDNVYYDTPDNPRAKTIPEMRQKWHEQFIQPRYRDMFAMVPTYWEIDDHDYRIDDGDNTGDHHPTPAEGRAMMLEQLPVAPMGDKDAKTYRTHRVSKDLQIWLPENRMYRSPNAMKDGPEKSIWGKEQKEWLKKTLKESDATYKVLVSPTPMIGPDDLRKTDNHCDIGGFRHERDEFFKWLKENGLDQQNFFIVCGDRHWQYHSVDPSGFEEFSSGALVDANSRLGRKPGDPKSTDPKGEIKQPYYQDPRSGGFLEVKVTPADKQQPATLSFLFHDEKGKLLYQHDIPPKKK; encoded by the coding sequence ATGAGATTCTGCTGTCTGTTAAGTCTGTTGTTGCTTTTTGGCTGTGCAAAATCCGAACCCACAACGCCGGCCCCGGTGGCCGAGCAGGGGGAAGCAGCTCCCATTCCCGATGAAAAACACGCCGACGAAGCACATGCCGGGGAACCACTGGCCGGGATGGGCATCATGGTGGGAGAACTCACTCCTTCCAGTGCGCTGGTACAGATCCGCCTGACTGAGACCGACAAGCTGGTCGATCGGGATGTCAAAGGAGCTCCGGGATTTGTCAAATTTACACTGCAACCCGTTTCCGGAAAAGAGGGGGGAGAAATCAAAGACAATCCCCAGGTGATTGAGGCGGTTGCCGATCATGATTTTATCACCCGGGCCTCCTTTACAGGACTGGCTCCTGGAACGAAGTATGAATGCAAAACCGAAATCGGCAAGACGGCAGAACATCTGCACGCGGGACCGGTGGCCCGGTTTGAGACGCTGCTCGGCCCCACACTGGCAGAGCCTGTGAACTTTGTCGTCGTGACCGGGATGAACTACGCCAAGTTTCATGGCGACAATCGGATCGACAAAAAGCAGCATCTGATTGAAAACAATACGAATCTCCCGCAGCCCTATTCCGGCCCCGATAAGGATCTGGGTTACCCGGCGCTGGAGACCATTCTGAAGCTCAAGCCCCTGTTTTTCATCGGTACCGGGGATAACGTTTACTACGACACACCCGATAATCCCCGCGCGAAAACCATTCCCGAAATGAGACAGAAGTGGCACGAGCAGTTCATTCAGCCCCGCTATCGTGACATGTTTGCCATGGTGCCGACGTACTGGGAAATTGACGATCACGATTACCGCATCGACGACGGCGACAATACCGGCGACCATCATCCCACTCCCGCGGAAGGGCGGGCCATGATGCTCGAACAGCTGCCGGTGGCGCCTATGGGAGATAAGGATGCCAAAACCTACCGCACGCACCGCGTAAGCAAAGATCTGCAGATCTGGCTCCCGGAAAACCGGATGTACCGCAGCCCGAACGCCATGAAAGACGGACCAGAGAAATCGATCTGGGGGAAGGAACAGAAGGAATGGCTCAAGAAGACACTCAAAGAGAGTGATGCCACCTACAAGGTGCTGGTCTCCCCAACACCGATGATCGGCCCGGATGACTTACGCAAGACCGATAATCACTGCGACATCGGCGGGTTCCGACACGAACGGGATGAGTTCTTCAAGTGGCTCAAGGAGAACGGGCTGGATCAGCAGAACTTCTTTATCGTCTGTGGTGATCGTCACTGGCAGTATCACTCCGTCGATCCCAGCGGGTTCGAAGAGTTCTCCAGTGGTGCACTGGTCGATGCCAATTCGCGACTGGGACGCAAGCCCGGTGATCCGAAGTCGACCGACCCCAAAGGTGAGATCAAGCAACCCTACTACCAGGATCCACGGTCGGGCGGTTTTCTGGAAGTGAAAGTCACGCCAGCTGACAAGCAGCAGCCGGCGACGCTTTCATTCCTGTTTCACGACGAAAAGGGGAAACTGCTCTACCAGCACGATATTCCCCCGAAGAAGAAGTAG
- a CDS encoding 3-keto-disaccharide hydrolase, translated as MRFTPLAVCLFTVSSFFLTYSDALAKVGVSAPAPADAEVLLDGSREMLDQKWTYWKGPRFNSALPIKWKVVEDPVDKGTVIMSDDPAAAGGKFGAADIVTKQKYRDFRLHVEFLVMKPGGNSGVYLQNRYEIQILDGDKTKHGMGAVINKTESPYHAYNGTGKWNAYDITFRAARFKDGKLVEKPLVTVYFNGKKVHENVTIDKVWGGANSGLDGGNNNGFGITDRPGGIKLQCEGHDVRFRNVWIKPLDLKTADTDFKE; from the coding sequence ATGCGCTTCACTCCTCTGGCCGTCTGTCTGTTCACCGTTTCGAGCTTTTTCCTCACTTACTCCGATGCCCTGGCGAAAGTCGGCGTCTCAGCTCCAGCCCCTGCGGACGCGGAAGTTCTGCTGGATGGCAGCCGGGAGATGCTGGATCAGAAATGGACCTACTGGAAAGGTCCCCGTTTCAATTCTGCGTTGCCCATCAAATGGAAAGTCGTCGAAGACCCCGTTGATAAGGGTACCGTGATCATGTCCGACGATCCGGCAGCAGCAGGCGGTAAATTTGGCGCCGCGGATATTGTCACCAAACAGAAATACCGCGACTTCCGGCTGCACGTTGAATTCCTGGTGATGAAGCCGGGCGGCAACAGTGGTGTCTATCTGCAGAACCGCTATGAAATCCAGATTTTAGACGGAGACAAAACCAAACACGGGATGGGAGCCGTAATCAACAAAACGGAATCCCCCTACCACGCCTATAACGGCACCGGAAAATGGAATGCCTATGACATCACCTTTCGGGCCGCCCGTTTCAAGGATGGCAAGCTGGTTGAGAAACCCCTGGTCACCGTCTACTTCAACGGCAAAAAAGTCCACGAAAACGTGACCATCGATAAAGTCTGGGGCGGCGCGAACTCCGGTCTGGACGGCGGCAACAACAATGGTTTCGGCATCACCGACCGGCCCGGCGGCATCAAGCTGCAGTGTGAAGGACACGACGTCCGTTTTCGCAATGTCTGGATTAAACCACTGGACCTGAAAACCGCCGACACCGATTTTAAAGAATAG
- a CDS encoding SGNH/GDSL hydrolase family protein: MKTLRLIPLLLLCLAPFSQSALAEQDAKEAWQKLVRSPRFNKRPAFQFVKNNPKLPNVLLYGDSISIAYTDATREALKGKANVYRLYCNGGDSSSFIQKMKTMHTTMGQEDLKDHWDFKWDVIHFNVGLHDLKYMNGKKLDRVNGKQAISPADYEKNLRAIIAYLKKLAPNAKLIFATTTPVPEGEPGRIAGDAAKYNQIALKVLKDYPEIAVDDLHAFTKPHHAKWWSKPGNVHYNTAGYTAQGQEVARVIEQQLKKQD, translated from the coding sequence ATGAAAACGCTCAGACTGATCCCGTTGCTGCTCCTCTGCCTGGCTCCATTTTCACAATCTGCCCTCGCAGAACAGGACGCGAAAGAAGCCTGGCAGAAACTGGTCCGCTCTCCCCGGTTCAATAAGCGGCCTGCGTTTCAGTTTGTCAAAAATAATCCCAAGCTGCCCAATGTCCTGCTCTATGGAGATTCGATTTCCATCGCCTATACCGACGCAACCCGGGAAGCCCTGAAAGGGAAGGCCAACGTTTACCGCCTGTACTGTAACGGCGGCGATTCGTCTTCGTTTATCCAGAAGATGAAAACCATGCACACCACGATGGGTCAGGAAGACCTGAAAGATCACTGGGATTTTAAGTGGGATGTGATCCATTTCAATGTGGGTCTGCACGATCTGAAATACATGAACGGCAAAAAGCTGGATCGCGTCAACGGGAAACAGGCCATTTCACCAGCCGACTATGAAAAGAATCTGCGGGCGATTATTGCTTACCTCAAAAAACTGGCACCGAATGCGAAACTGATCTTTGCGACAACCACCCCGGTACCGGAAGGGGAGCCAGGGCGGATCGCCGGCGATGCCGCAAAGTACAACCAGATCGCATTAAAAGTCCTCAAAGACTATCCCGAGATCGCCGTCGATGACCTGCATGCGTTTACCAAGCCGCACCATGCAAAGTGGTGGTCCAAGCCGGGCAACGTGCACTACAACACTGCCGGTTACACCGCGCAGGGTCAAGAAGTAGCCCGGGTGATTGAGCAGCAGCTCAAAAAACAGGACTGA